The sequence below is a genomic window from Sulfurimonas sp..
ACGACGTCAGAGTTGTAAATGAAAGAGAAGTAAGAGCAGCAGCAGGTATACTTGGAACACTAGGTATGATAGTTGTATTTGTTGCTATCGGTTTTAATCATACTATCGTAGCAAGAATCTATCTTGCATTTATGTTTCTTGATTTTACAGCTAGATTAATTAGCACAAACTATGCTCCATCTTTACTTTTAGGAAGATTCTTCGTACAAAATCAAAAACCTGAATATACTGGTGCTGCTCAAAAACGATTTGCATGGCTACTAGGCTGGATCATTTTCCTTCCAATGCTATGGTGGTTTGTTATAAACTGGGATATCAGTTTTTACAAAGTTTTACTTTGTGTGCTTTGTCTTCTTCTTACTTTTCTTGAGAGTGCATTTTCAATATGTATAGGATGTATGCTGTATCAAACGATCACAAGAAAAGATGCACAACATTGTCCTGGTGGCGTGTGTGAAATACGTGAAAAAGAGCCAATCCAGATGTTTAATCCTGTACAAAAAGCAATAACTGCCCTAACTATGATAGGACTTGTTGTTGGTACATACCTATTTTTAGCGACACAAGAACCTAAAACATTCTTCGGTGAGTTTTTACATGAAATGGTATTAACAGATGCTCAACTTAAAAAAATAGAAGAGGAAAAGTACAAAAAAGCTATGGAAGCTGAATTTGGAAGTGATGACGAAGACTTCTAACCTCTCTTCGTCACTTTTCTGTGTTTGGCAGTAGTTTTTTTATAGTGCTTTTTACGAGGTTTCTTATCCTCTTTTTTATGCTCTGATTTTAATTTAACTTCATCTCTGTCTTTACGTCTTGCATTAGGATCAGGCTCAAATCCTTCAACTGTTTCTTTTGGTATTCTCTGACCTATTAGACGTTCAATATCTTTAATATCATACTTTTCATATATATCTAAAAGTGTTATAGCTTCACCGTCACGTCCTGCACGACCAGTACGCCCTACACGGTGAACATAATCTTCAGGAACGCTTGGAAGCTCATAGTTGATCACGTATGGAAGCTCTTCTATATCTAATCCGCGGGAAGCTATATCTGTAGCTACAAGTACACGAATTTTTTCCTCTTTAAAAGCATTTAGTGTTTTAAGACGTTTTGCCTGTGTCTTGTCTCCGTGGATTACATCTGCTTTTAATCCGTCTTTTTTAAGCTCTTCAACTAACTCATCTGCACTTGCTTTTGTCTTTGTAAACACAAGAACTTGTCTAAAGTTACGTGAACCTATTAAGTATGCACAAAGAGCTGCTTTTTTATCTACATCAACAAGATATGCTACTTGATTTATAGTATCAACAGTTGAGTTCTTCTTAGCCGATTCAATGAACTGAGGTTTTCTAAGAATCAGTTTTGAAAGCTTTCTAACCTTGTCACTATAAGTTGCTGAGAAAAGCAGAGTTTGATGGTTTTTAGGAAGTAAAGGATGAGTTTTTCTGATCTCTTTAACAAAACCCATATCAAGCATTCTGTCTGCTTCATCAAGTACAAATATCTCAACATCATCAAGCTTTAATCCGTTATCTACATGTTCGATCAAACGACCAGGCGTAGCTATAACTATATCTACACCTTTTTTTAAAATACGCTGTTGAGACTGTATATCTTTTCCGCCTACCAGAACAGCTATATTTAGCTTCATATTTTTTGCATAGTTATTAAGATCTTCATAGATCTGAATACTAAGTTCACGTGTAGGAGATAAGATTACCCCGCGAAGAGTTCTGTTTTCATCTGCACTTGTATTTCTAAGTCTTTGAAGCATAGGCAGTCCAAACGCAGCCGTTTTACCGGTACCTGTTTGAGCTGTTGCAAA
It includes:
- a CDS encoding DUF4395 domain-containing protein — its product is MNLNSFLWEYGAKVPGYDVRVVNEREVRAAAGILGTLGMIVVFVAIGFNHTIVARIYLAFMFLDFTARLISTNYAPSLLLGRFFVQNQKPEYTGAAQKRFAWLLGWIIFLPMLWWFVINWDISFYKVLLCVLCLLLTFLESAFSICIGCMLYQTITRKDAQHCPGGVCEIREKEPIQMFNPVQKAITALTMIGLVVGTYLFLATQEPKTFFGEFLHEMVLTDAQLKKIEEEKYKKAMEAEFGSDDEDF
- a CDS encoding DEAD/DEAH box helicase, yielding MSFEKLGVMKPLLSAIRELGYENPTTIQTRAIPLVLAKEDIFATAQTGTGKTAAFGLPMLQRLRNTSADENRTLRGVILSPTRELSIQIYEDLNNYAKNMKLNIAVLVGGKDIQSQQRILKKGVDIVIATPGRLIEHVDNGLKLDDVEIFVLDEADRMLDMGFVKEIRKTHPLLPKNHQTLLFSATYSDKVRKLSKLILRKPQFIESAKKNSTVDTINQVAYLVDVDKKAALCAYLIGSRNFRQVLVFTKTKASADELVEELKKDGLKADVIHGDKTQAKRLKTLNAFKEEKIRVLVATDIASRGLDIEELPYVINYELPSVPEDYVHRVGRTGRAGRDGEAITLLDIYEKYDIKDIERLIGQRIPKETVEGFEPDPNARRKDRDEVKLKSEHKKEDKKPRKKHYKKTTAKHRKVTKRG